One stretch of Glycine soja cultivar W05 chromosome 7, ASM419377v2, whole genome shotgun sequence DNA includes these proteins:
- the LOC114418878 gene encoding acid phosphatase 1: protein MDSGAWLLFLVVVAVSTSGHIHSEAILRLPSESEEISRDYCDSWMLAVETNNAGTWNRVPASCVDFVAEYITGDRYRRDCDVIRNLSAAFAKSVGLAGDGRDAWVFDVDETLLSNVPYYQGVGFGSEIFNETSFDNWVDLAAAPALPAILSLYNELKELGFKIFFLTGRSEFQRNATETNLLLSGYRDWERLILRGSSDQGKPATTYKSEKRAELENEGYRIHGNSGDQWSDLWGYAVSARSFKLPNPMYYIP, encoded by the exons ATGGATTCCGGCGCGTGGCTCCTGTTCCTGGTGGTCGTGGCTGTCTCAACGTCCGGCCACATTCACTCTGAAGCGATCCTGAGACTCCCGTCCGAGAGCGAGGAGATCTCGCGCGACTACTGCGACAGCTGGATGCTGGCGGTGGAGACGAACAACGCCGGGACGTGGAACCGCGTGCCGGCGAGTTGCGTGGACTTCGTGGCGGAATACATCACCGGAGATCGGTACCGGCGGGACTGCGACGTGATCCGGAATTTGTCGGCGGCGTTCGCGAAGAGCGTGGGATTGGCCGGAGACGGAAGAGACGCGTGGGTGTTCGACGTCGACGAGACGCTTCTCTCCAATGTGCCTTACTACCAAGGCGTCGGATTCGG ATCTGAGATCTTCAATGAGACTTCCTTTGATAATTGGGTGGACTTAGCTGCTGCCCCAGCTTTGCCAGCCATTTTGAGTTTGTATAACGAGCTTAAGGAATTGGGCTTCAAGATATTCTTCTTAACTGGGAGAAGTGAGTTTCAAAGGAATGCCACAGAAACAAACCTTCTGCTTTCAGGGTACAGAGATTGGGAGAGGCTCATCTTAAG AGGGTCTTCTGATCAAGGCAAGCCAGCCACTACATACAAGTCTGAGAAGAGAGCAGAGTTGGAGAATGAAGGCTACAGGATCCATGGGAACTCTGGGGATCAGTGGAGTGATTTGTGGGGTTATGCAGTGTCCGCACGGTCTTTTAAACTCCCAAACCCAATGTATTATATTCCTTAA
- the LOC114418879 gene encoding leucine-rich repeat extensin-like protein 6 yields MESSCILAFLFLLILHSSTTKAAFSVGGGVGVGVGVGIGVGVGVGNGNGGSGGVVWVGGGINSPEPPRSSVPKLEGAYTALQAWKSAVTEDPLKILSSWIGPNVCAYKGVFCAANPQDETVGASAAFPVVVAGIDLNHANLKGTLVKELSLLSDLSLLHLNSNRFTGTVPETFRDLVFLEELDLSNNQLSGPFPSATLYMPGLIYLDLRFNYFSGSLPQELFSKNLDALFLNNNQFEGEIPQNLGSSPASVINLANNKLSGSIPASLGFMGSKIKEILFLNNQLTGCIPEGVGLFTEMQVLDVSFNSLMGHLPDTLSCLQDIEVLNLAHNKLSGELSDVVCSLRSLANLTVAYNFFSGFSHECSRLFFRNVGFDFSLNCIPDRDMQRPPPECSGIPGGSLSCLRIPTPRPLVCGSMAVSKSKNIIDPTSSSPP; encoded by the coding sequence ATGGAGAGCAGCTGCATTCTGGCTTTTCTTTTCCTCCTCATTCTCCACTCAAGTACAACAAAAGCTGCCTTCAGTGTTGGTGGTGGAGTTGGTGTAGGTGTAGGTGTAGGTATaggtgttggtgttggtgttggCAATGGAAATGGTGGCAGTGGTGGAGTGGTTTGGGTTGGTGGAGGGATTAACAGCCCAGAGCCACCTAGATCTTCAGTGCCAAAGCTTGAAGGAGCATACACAGCACTTCAGGCATGGAAATCTGCAGTCACTGAGGACCCTCTTAAGATTTTATCAAGTTGGATTGGTCCCAATGTGTGTGCTTACAAAGGAGTCTTCTGTGCTGCAAACCCTCAAGATGAAACGGTTGGTGCATCAGCAGCATTCCCAGTTGTAGTAGCAGGCATAGATCTCAACCATGCAAATCTGAAAGGAACTCTTGTGAAGGAGCTCTCTCTACTCAGTGATTTGTCCCTTCTCCACCTCAACAGTAACAGATTCACTGGCACTGTTCCTGAAACATTCAGAGACCTTGTGTTTCTGGAAGAGTTAGACCTCAGCAACAACCAACTCTCAGGTCCTTTCCCTTCTGCTACTTTGTACATGCCAGGCCTCATCTACTTGGACCTCAGATTCAACTACTTCTCCGGGTCCCTCCCTCAGGAACTTTTCAGCAAGAACCTTGATGCATTGTTCCTCAATAATAACCAATTTGAAGGTGAAATTCCTCAAAACTTGGGCAGTTCCCCAGCCTCAGTGATAAACTTAGCCAACAACAAGTTAAGTGGAAGCATCCCAGCAAGTTTGGGCTTCATGGGTTCTAAAATAAAGGAGATTCTGTTCCTCAATAACCAGTTAACTGGATGCATTCCTGAGGGAGTTGGACTATTCACAGAGATGCAAGTTCTGGATGTGAGCTTCAACTCACTCATGGGTCATTTGCCAGACACACTATCATGCCTGCAAGACATAGAAGTTCTCAATTTGGCTCATAACAAGCTCTCTGGGGAGTTATCAGATGTGGTGTGCTCTTTGAGAAGCCTTGCAAATCTAACTGTTGCTTACAATTTCTTTTCTGGGTTCAGCCACGAATGCTCAAGGCTTTTCTTTAGGAATGTTGGTTTTGATTTCTCACTAAACTGCATTCCTGATAGGGACATGCAGAGACCTCCACCTGAGTGCTCTGGCATACCAGGTGGAAGTCTTAGTTGTCTCAGAATCCCCACACCAAGGCCTCTTGTTTGTGGTTCAATGGCTGTAAGTAAGTCTAAGAACATTATTGATCCCACTTCATCATCTCCTCCTTGA
- the LOC114418877 gene encoding uncharacterized protein LOC114418877 yields MDPCPFLRLMIDSLALNLPSATKPPPVSGVHPSTTPCFCKIRINNFPSQTSLLPLSSSSSAHAAPDTATSAPGFHLDSLALRRLSGKPLTLRLAVYSGSTARACGVSSAKLLGCLNLTLDLSAALSRPSTFHSGWLSLRKKKTGSEPTHRKPVPRLHVVVRSEPDPRFVFQFGGEPECSPVVFQIQENNIRQPVFSCKFSADRNSRSRSLPSDFAKNPSRWRRTLKGVRERHGRERKGWMIIIHDLSGSPVAAASMITPFVPSPGSDRVSRSNPGAWLILRPNGACVSSWKPWGRLEAWRERGPVDGLGYKFELVIENGPTNGIPIAEATMNVKKGGQFCIDYKVMRDSGLLGSRLQGKGFVMGSTVEGEGKVSKPVVQVGAQHVTCMADAALFIALSAAVDLSMDACQLFSHKLRRELCHHEEQVSFP; encoded by the exons ATGGATCCGTGTCCCTTCCTGCGTCTTATGATAGACTCTCTGGCTCTCAATCTTCCCTCCGCCACCAAACCGCCACCTGTCTCCGGCGTCCACCCTTCCACCACTCCATGCTTCTGCAAAATCCGCATCAACAACTTCCCCTCTCAAACCTCGCTTCTTCCactctcttcttcctcttccgcCCACGCCGCCCCCGACACCGCCACCTCCGCCCCGGGCTTCCACCTCGACTCCCTCGCGCTCCGCCGCCTCTCAGGCAAACCTCTCACCCTCCGCCTCGCCGTCTACTCCGGCAGCACCGCCCGCGCCTGCGGCGTCTCCTCCGCCAAGCTCCTCGGGTGCCTCAACCTCACGCTCGACCTCTCCGCCGCGCTCTCCCGCCCCAGCACCTTCCACTCCGGCTGGCTCAGcctgagaaagaaaaaaaccgGCTCCGAACCGACGCACAGAAAGCCTGTGCCTCGGCTTCACGTTGTGGTCCGGTCCGAACCGGACCCGCGGTTCGTGTTTCAGTTCGGGGGAGAACCGGAGTGTAGCCCGGTGGTTTTCCAGATTCAGGAGAATAATATCAGACAGCCTGTCTTTAGTTGCAAGTTCAGCGCGGATCGTAACTCTAGATCCAG GTCTTTACCCTCAGATTTTGCTAAAAACCCCAGTAGATGGAGAAGAACCTTGAAAGGTGTTAGAGAGCGTCATGGGAGGGAGAGAAAGGGCTGGATGATAATAATCCACGATCTCTCTGGCTCACCGGTTGCTGCAGCCTCCATGATAACCCCATTTGTCCCTTCCCCTGGTTCAGACAGAGTATCAAGATCAAACCCAGGTGCATGGCTCATTCTTCGCCCCAATGGTGCCTGTGTGAGTAGCTGGAAGCCATGGGGTCGTCTAGAAGCGTGGCGAGAGAGAGGCCCCGTCGATGGCTTGGGCTACAAATTTGAGCTCGTCATTGAGAATGGACCTACCAATGGAATACCAATTGCTGAGGCCACAATGAATGTGAAAAAGGGTGGCCAATTCTGCATTGACTACAAAGTGATGAGGGATTCTGGATTATTGGGTTCGAGGTTGCAAGGGAAAGGGTTTGTGATGGGTTCCACTGTGGAAGGTGAAGGCAAAGTTAGCAAACCTGTTGTGCAAGTTGGGGCACAGCATGTGACATGCATGGCTGATGCTGCTTTGTTCATTGCACTTTCTGCTGCCGTTGATCTTAGCATGGATGCATGCCAGCTCTTCTCGCATAAACTAAGGAGAGAGCTTTGTCATCATGAAGAACAAGTTTCCTTTCCCTAA
- the LOC114418875 gene encoding profilin-4-like has protein sequence MSWQTYVDDHLMCDIDGTGHHLSSSAIIGQDGSVWAQSSSFPQIKSDEINGIMKDFDEPGHLAPTGLHLAGTKYMVIQGEPGAVIRGKKGSGGITIKKTGQALVFGIYDEPVTPGQCNMVVERLGDYLVDQGL, from the exons ATGTCGTGGCAAACTTACGTAGATGATCACTTGATGTGCGATATCGATGGCACAGGACACCACCTCTCCTCCTCTGCCATCATCGGCCAGGACGGCTCCGTTTGGGCTCAGAGTTCTTCCTTCCCTCAG attaagTCTGATGAGATCAACGGTATTATGAAAGATTTTGATGAACCTGGTCATCTTGCTCCTACTGGCCTCCACCTTGCAGGCACCAAATACATGGTAATCCAGGGAGAGCCGGGAGCCGTCATCCGTGGAAAGAAG GGATCTGGAGGTATCACCATAAAGAAAACTGGTCAAGCATTAGTTTTCGGCATCTATGATGAACCTGTCACTCCTGGACAATGCAACATGGTTGTTGAGAGGTTGGGAGATTACCTTGTTGATCAGGGTCTGTAG